One Glycine max cultivar Williams 82 chromosome 4, Glycine_max_v4.0, whole genome shotgun sequence DNA segment encodes these proteins:
- the LOC100787034 gene encoding probable 26S proteasome non-ATPase regulatory subunit 3, translating to MTQDLEMRDRSTPSNSVSLPAPSTLQHLKEIASLIETGSYSKEVRRIARAVRLTIALRRKLTASAISSFLDLVLTPGSEVHAKLSAYLPKEDDHEMEVDAATSAIQTPAKHLLPELEIYCYLLVLLFLIDQKKYNEAKACSSASIVWLKNTNRRTVDVIASRLYFYYSYSYELTGDLAEIRGNLLALHRFATLRHDELGQETLLNLLLRNYLHYNLYDQAEKLRSKAPRFEAHSNQQFCRYLFYLGKIRTIQLEYTDAKESLLQAARKAPVAARGFRIQCNKWAVIVRLLLGEIPERTVFMQKGMEKALRPYFELTNAVRIGDLELFRNIADKFATTFNADRTHNLIVRLRHNVIRTGLRNISISYSRISLADVAKKLRLNSANPVADAESIVSKAIRDGAIDATLDHANGWMVSKETGDIYSTNEPQSAFNSRIAFCLNMHNEAVRALRFPPNTHKEKESAEKRRERQQQEQELAKHIAEEDDDDF from the exons ATGACTCAAGATCTCGAGATGAGGGATCGCTCAACGCCTTCCAACTCTGTTTCTTTGCCTGCTCCATCTACTTTGCAGC ATTTGAAGGAGATAGCGTCTCTTATCGAGACCGGTTCGTACTCGAAGGAAGTTCGTAGAATTGCTCGCGCTGTTCGCCTTACAATTGCGTTGAGGCGGAAATTGACAGCATCCGCTATCTCTTCTTTTCTCGACCTTGTTCTCACTCCAGGCTCTGAAGTTCACGCCAAATTGTCTGCGTATCTTCCCAAG GAGGATGATCATGAGATGGAAGTGGACGCCGCAACATCTGCTATTCAAACCCCAGCCAAACACTTGTTGCCTGAGCTAGAAATCTACTGTTACCTGCTTGTACTACTTTTTCTGATTGATCAGAAAAAATACAATGAG gCCAAAGCTTGTTCCTCGGCTAGCATTGTTTGGCTTAAGAACACAAACAGGAGAACTGTTGATGTTATTGCATCCAGACTGTATTTTTACTATTCGTATAGCTATGAGCTTACAGGAGATCTTGCTGAAATTCGGGG CAACCTCCTTGCATTGCACCGATTTGCGACTCTCCGCCATGATGAGCTGGGACAG GAAACACTTCTTAATTTGTTACTTCGAAACTACCTTCACTACAACCTATATGATCAGGCTGAGAAGTTGAGGTCCAAGGCTCCTCGATTTGAAGCACATTCAAACCAGCAG TTTTGTCGTTATCTCTTCTACCTTGGGAAAATTCGGACAATTCAGCTGGAGTATACAGATGCAAAAGAGTCTCTCCTGCAGGCCGCCCGGAAAGCTCCTGTTGCTGCAAGGGGTTTTCGAATTCAATGTAACAAGTGGGCTGTGATAGTGCGTTTACTGTTGGGAGAAATACCTGAGCGGACTGTCTTCATGCAGAAAGGAATGGAGAAAGCTTTAAGGCCTTACTTTGAGCTTACAAAT GCTGTGCGGATTGGAGACTTGGAACTGTTTAGGAATATTGCAGACAAGTTTGCCACTACCTTTAATGCAGACAGAACCCATAATTTGATTGTTCGTTTGCGGCATAATGTCATCAGGACTGGTTTACGCAACATCAGCATCTCCTATTCTCGCATCTCTCTAGCTGATGTTGCTAAAAAACTGAGGCTGAACTCTGCAAATCCTGTTGCAGATGCTGAGAGCATTGTATCAAAGGCTATTCGTGATGGTGCAATTGATGCTACATTGGATCATGCCAATGGTTGGATGGTGTCCAAAGAAACTGGAGATATTTACTCCACAAATGAGCCACAGTCAGCCTTCAATTCTCGGATTGCTTTCTGTCTTAACATGCACAATGAGGCGGTTCGAGCTCTTCGTTTTCCACCAAACAcacacaaagagaaggaaagtgctgaaaagagaagagagagacaaCAGCAAGAGCAAGAGCTGGCTAAGCATATTGCAGAGGAGGATGACGATGATTTTTGA
- the LOC100527484 gene encoding uncharacterized protein LOC100527484 precursor: MKMLQVAIVQLAALQVFVIFLSGGADYIPPSRLDGFVYQNGYLDLDTVLIEAFYDPVCPYSRDSWPPLKQALHHYSSRVSFLLHLLPLPYHDNAFVATRALHIVNTLNASATFPLLEWFFKHQEKFYGAQTRNLSRASIVDEIVKSATEAAGSSYYNAIKHGFNDTKTDYQTRVSFKYAASRGVYGTPSFYVNGFLLPDTGATADYKTWRKVIDPLVGVKKSIQNEESLRFFL; this comes from the exons ATGAAAATGTTGCAGGTGGCAATAGTGCAATTGGCTGCGTTGcaggtttttgttatttttttgagtGGTGGTGCTGATTACATACCGCCTTCAAGGTTGGATGGGTTCGTCTACCAAAATGGGTACTTAGATTTGGATACTGTTTTGATAGAAGCGTTTTATGATCCGGTGTGCCCATACAGCAGGGATTCATGGCCTCCACTCAAACAAGCTCTTCATCACTATTCTTCTCGGGTTTCGTTCCTCCTTCATCTCCTCCCTTTACC TTACCATGACAATGCTTTCGTCGCGACCCGTGCTTTGCACATTGTGAACACATTGAACGCATCTGCAACGTTCCCCTTGCTGGAATGGTTCTTCAAGCATCAG GAGAAATTTTACGGGGCCCAAACACGGAACTTATCTAGGGCTTCTATTGTAGATGAGATAGTGAAGTCTGCAACAGAAGCAGCTGGGAGCTCTTATTATAACGCCATAAAGCATGGCTTCAATGACACAAAAACTGATTATCAGACCAGAGTTTCTTTCAAG TACGCTGCTTCGAGAGGGGTGTATGGAACGCCTTCTTTCTATGTCAATGGATTCTTGTTGCCTGATACTGGAGCTACCGCTGACTACAAGACTTGGAGGAAGGTCATTGATCCATTGGTTGGTGTGAAGAAGAGTATCCAGAATGAAGAGTCCCTTCGTTTCTTCTTGTAA
- the LOC100500267 gene encoding uncharacterized protein LOC100500267 precursor — translation MKMLRTTILQFAALQVLFILLGVGADYIPPSRFDGFVYGKGNLNLLDTVLIEAFYDPVCPDSRDSWPPLKQALHHYASRVSLLLHLLPLPYHDNAFVTSRALHIVNNLNASATFPLLEWFFRYQENFYGAQTRNLSRASIIEEVVKSATQVVGSSYYKTIKNGFNDTTTDIQTRVSFKYAASRGVYGTPFFYVNGFLLPDTGAAVDYKTWRKVIDPLVGAKNKKSIQNEESLHFFL, via the exons ATGAAGATGTTGCGAACGACAATACTGCAATTCGCTGCGTTGCAGGTTTTGTTTATTCTGTTGGGTGTTGGTGCCGATTACATACCGCCTTCGAGATTTGATGGCTTCGTCTACGGGAAGGGGAACTTGAATTTGTTGGATACGGTTTTGATAGAAGCGTTTTATGACCCAGTGTGCCCAGATAGCAGGGATTCCTGGCCTCCACTCAAACAAGCTCTTCATCACTACGCTTCTCGGGTTTCGCTCCTTCTTCACCTCCTCCCTCTACC TTACCATGACAATGCTTTTGTTACGTCTCGTGCTCTGCACATTGTGAACAATTTGAACGCATCTGCAACGTTCCCCTTGCTGGAGTGGTTCTTCAGGTATCAG GAGAATTTCTATGGGGCTCAAACACGGAACTTATCTAGGGCTTCTATTATAGAGGAAGTAGTGAAGTCTGCAACACAAGTAGTTGGGAGCTCTTATTATAAAACCATAAAGAATGGCTTCAATGACACAACAACTGATATTCAGACCAGAGTTTCTTTTAAG TATGCTGCTTCGAGAGGGGTGTATGGAACGCCATTTTTCTATGTCAATGGATTCTTGTTGCCTGATACTGGAGCTGCTGTTGACTACAAGACTTGGAGAAAGGTCATTGACCCATTGGTTGGTGCTAAGAATAAGAAGAGTATCCAAAATGAAGAGTCCCTTCATTTCTTCTTGTGA
- the LOC100776003 gene encoding E3 ubiquitin-protein ligase ATL23, with protein sequence MLDSVLLALFLPCLGMSGVFIVYMCLLWYATTRHHQQPPIDGQPVKPVADKGLSALELEKLPRVTGKELVLGNECAVCLDEIESEQPARLVPGCNHGFHVHCADTWLSKHPLCPVCRTKLDPQIFTSQSPC encoded by the coding sequence ATGCTCGATTCGGTCCTTCTGGCGCTTTTCTTGCCGTGCCTTGGCATGAGCGGGGTTTTTATCGTCTACATGTGCCTTCTTTGGTACGCCACCACCCGGCACCACCAGCAACCCCCCATCGACGGGCAACCGGTGAAGCCCGTCGCTGACAAGGGTCTATCCGCTCTGGAGTTGGAGAAGCTTCCAAGAGTCACCGGCAAAGAACTCGTCTTGGGCAACGAATGCGCCGTCTGCCTCGACGAGATCGAGAGCGAGCAACCGGCTAGACTGGTCCCCGGTTGCAACCATGGTTTTCATGTCCATTGCGCTGACACCTGGCTCTCCAAGCACCCTCTTTGCCCCGTTTGCAGGACCAAGCTGGACCCTCAAATCTTCACTTCCCAAAGCCCTTGCTGA